A single Acidaminococcus sp. DNA region contains:
- the gmk gene encoding guanylate kinase translates to MNKPQGILLVLSGPSGAGKGTICSRLLEKRKDMAYSVSCTTRAPRRGEVDGKNYFFKTRDEFEEMIRSGGLLEHASVYGNYYGTPRQYVLDRLDEGQDVILEIDPQGALQVKKNYPDGVFVFIVPPSLDELSKRIYKRGTDAVDVIKRRLSAATSELAYASKYDYIVVNDEVEKATDKVSKIIDVEHLKVGRTYYIVDEICHCQPNGDGTCSCK, encoded by the coding sequence ATGAATAAACCACAAGGTATTTTGTTGGTGTTATCCGGGCCTTCCGGTGCCGGTAAAGGAACAATCTGCAGCCGGCTTTTGGAAAAAAGAAAGGATATGGCCTATTCCGTATCCTGCACAACCCGCGCTCCCCGCAGGGGTGAAGTAGACGGCAAGAATTACTTCTTCAAGACCCGTGATGAGTTTGAAGAAATGATTCGCAGCGGCGGCCTGCTGGAACATGCGTCCGTGTATGGCAACTACTACGGTACGCCGCGCCAGTACGTACTGGACCGTCTGGATGAAGGTCAGGATGTCATTTTGGAAATCGATCCTCAGGGTGCCCTGCAGGTCAAGAAAAACTATCCTGACGGCGTATTCGTCTTCATCGTGCCGCCTTCCCTGGATGAACTTTCAAAGCGCATCTATAAACGCGGTACCGATGCCGTGGACGTAATCAAACGCCGCCTGAGCGCCGCTACGTCTGAACTGGCCTATGCTTCCAAGTATGACTATATTGTAGTCAATGACGAAGTCGAAAAGGCTACCGACAAAGTCAGTAAGATCATCGATGTGGAACACCTCAAGGTGGGCCGCACTTATTATATAGTCGATGAGATCTGCCATTGCCAACCCAATGGGGATGGCACTTGCAGTTGTAAGTAA
- the hydE gene encoding [FeFe] hydrogenase H-cluster radical SAM maturase HydE — MDIVEQLKEKSTLSEDDFLELIKTNDPTLRNRLFEAAQEAVTYLLNRKIYLQGVLPFTNHCPRNCFYCNLRAENKDLSRYRMNWEQIRAACREGYNMGLRTFVLESGEDPYYTDMIMCNILMNLKDEFPDCAITLSMGERSKASYTRMFKAGADRYLLRFETADPLHFSRLHPPSYSLSTKINCLNDLKEIGYETDTGFIVGAPYEMPDYLVRDLTLMQELSPHAISLSPFVPKEGTSFRRHLPCGVETYLRMVAILRVMFPKANIAAPYSLRHIHLQGQIMAVLAGANVLRIPILPPKDMGDLPRLPRVSLLRTLQSLDMSLEPHGFQMVVDRGDSKLKKKVTLKLSEMPEDPEI; from the coding sequence ATGGATATTGTGGAACAACTGAAAGAAAAGTCAACATTGTCTGAGGACGACTTTCTGGAACTCATCAAGACAAATGATCCGACTCTGCGGAATCGTCTTTTTGAGGCCGCCCAGGAAGCGGTCACGTATTTGCTGAACCGCAAAATCTATCTGCAAGGTGTGCTGCCTTTTACGAACCACTGCCCAAGAAATTGCTTTTACTGCAATCTGCGTGCCGAAAACAAAGATTTAAGCCGCTATCGTATGAACTGGGAACAGATCCGGGCGGCCTGCCGGGAAGGCTACAACATGGGACTGCGTACCTTTGTCCTGGAATCCGGGGAAGATCCGTATTACACGGATATGATTATGTGCAACATCCTGATGAATCTGAAGGATGAATTTCCGGACTGCGCCATCACCCTGTCCATGGGAGAACGCAGCAAGGCTTCTTACACGCGGATGTTTAAAGCCGGTGCCGACCGCTATCTGCTGCGCTTTGAAACAGCAGATCCCCTGCATTTTTCCAGGCTGCATCCTCCTTCCTATTCTTTGTCGACAAAAATCAACTGTCTCAATGATTTAAAAGAAATCGGCTATGAGACAGATACAGGGTTCATTGTCGGTGCCCCTTACGAGATGCCGGATTATCTGGTTCGCGATTTGACACTGATGCAGGAACTTTCTCCGCACGCTATCAGTCTTTCGCCTTTTGTACCGAAAGAAGGAACTTCCTTCCGTAGGCATCTGCCGTGCGGCGTGGAGACGTATCTGCGCATGGTTGCTATTCTGCGCGTCATGTTCCCGAAAGCCAACATCGCGGCTCCCTATTCACTCCGTCATATCCACCTGCAGGGTCAGATTATGGCCGTGCTTGCCGGCGCCAATGTACTGCGAATTCCGATTTTGCCGCCTAAAGATATGGGTGACCTGCCGCGGCTGCCGCGAGTATCGCTGCTGCGGACACTCCAGTCGCTCGATATGAGCCTGGAGCCACATGGTTTCCAGATGGTCGTGGATCGGGGCGATTCGAAACTAAAGAAAAAAGTAACTCTGAAATTATCTGAAATGCCGGAAGATCCGGAGATTTAA
- a CDS encoding DUF370 domain-containing protein, translating into MDIKLINIGFGNIVSAQRVITIIGPESAPIKRIIQDGRDKGVVIDATYGRRTRAVLIMDSGHIVLSALQPETIANRFNQDDNGEDEDEEETEDE; encoded by the coding sequence ATGGATATCAAATTAATCAATATCGGGTTTGGGAATATTGTTTCTGCCCAGCGTGTGATTACGATTATCGGGCCGGAATCGGCTCCTATCAAAAGAATCATTCAGGACGGACGGGACAAGGGTGTGGTCATTGACGCCACTTATGGACGCCGGACCCGTGCAGTCCTTATTATGGACAGTGGTCATATCGTGCTGTCTGCCCTGCAGCCGGAGACCATAGCAAACCGGTTCAATCAGGATGATAACGGGGAAGACGAGGATGAGGAGGAAACCGAAGATGAATAA
- a CDS encoding YicC family protein translates to MVKSMTGYGRGEYQDDAFSFIFELKTVNHRYAEVAIRLPRFLNPLESRIRQTVLKRIARGHVDVFITASYTAEEGRRIKIDKGLVKAYHESLKDTADLLGVGKDNVGGERELYFISNQPDVLTLEEAAIDPEALWLKMEPAINEALDHCDAMREAEGANISRDVAHRVDLIEEKLGEIEKEAPQTVADYEAKLTERIQELLDKNNAGEIDQSRLIQEVAIYSDHVNITEEIVRLHSHIKQFREMLASAHPVGRRMDFLVQEFNREANTIASKANDSVITQTVVDMKGEIEKVREQIQNIQ, encoded by the coding sequence GTGGTAAAAAGCATGACCGGCTACGGCCGGGGGGAGTATCAGGATGATGCTTTCTCATTTATCTTTGAACTAAAAACAGTCAATCATCGCTATGCAGAAGTCGCTATTCGTCTGCCGCGGTTTCTGAATCCTCTGGAAAGCCGCATTCGGCAGACCGTCCTGAAAAGAATTGCCCGGGGCCATGTAGACGTCTTCATTACCGCTTCCTATACAGCGGAGGAGGGAAGGCGCATAAAGATTGACAAAGGTCTGGTAAAAGCTTATCATGAGAGTTTGAAAGATACGGCGGACCTTTTGGGTGTCGGCAAGGATAACGTAGGCGGCGAACGGGAATTGTATTTTATTTCCAACCAGCCGGATGTACTGACGCTCGAAGAGGCAGCCATTGATCCGGAAGCCCTGTGGCTCAAGATGGAACCTGCCATCAATGAAGCATTGGATCACTGCGATGCCATGCGGGAAGCCGAAGGTGCGAATATTTCCCGGGATGTGGCACACCGGGTCGATCTTATTGAAGAAAAACTGGGTGAAATCGAAAAGGAAGCCCCGCAGACCGTAGCAGATTACGAAGCAAAACTCACAGAGCGCATCCAGGAACTTCTCGACAAGAACAATGCCGGTGAAATCGATCAGAGCCGGCTCATCCAGGAAGTGGCCATTTACTCCGACCACGTGAATATTACAGAAGAAATTGTCCGTCTGCACAGCCATATCAAGCAGTTCCGTGAAATGCTTGCATCCGCTCATCCGGTAGGCAGACGGATGGATTTTTTAGTACAGGAATTCAATCGTGAGGCAAATACGATTGCTTCCAAGGCTAATGATTCCGTCATTACTCAGACAGTAGTGGACATGAAGGGCGAAATCGAAAAAGTTCGGGAGCAGATTCAGAACATCCAATAA
- the rpoZ gene encoding DNA-directed RNA polymerase subunit omega, which translates to MSLVEPSIDKLYDKVGSKYGLVIMAAKRARQLVDKAPALVECDSNKPVSIALHEIDAGLVTAEPAKK; encoded by the coding sequence ATGTCGTTAGTTGAACCAAGCATTGATAAATTGTATGACAAAGTAGGTTCCAAGTATGGTCTTGTGATTATGGCGGCTAAACGTGCCCGTCAGCTCGTGGATAAAGCTCCGGCTCTTGTTGAATGCGATTCCAATAAGCCGGTTTCCATTGCCCTGCATGAAATTGATGCAGGTCTCGTGACTGCTGAACCAGCTAAAAAGTAA
- the coaBC gene encoding bifunctional phosphopantothenoylcysteine decarboxylase/phosphopantothenate--cysteine ligase CoaBC, giving the protein MLEGKKIVVGVAGGIAAYKVVTLVSRLVQAGAEVRVVMTEAATKLVSPLLFKEISGHPVAHDMWAGNDEFNVEHVALGRWADLVVVAPATANIIGKMAGGIADDLLSTTLIACDKPKIICPAMNSNMLHNPAVVRNLETLKKDGIVIMDSACGHLACGISGDGRLPEPEEIKSFIDHYLAQRYGDLKGIRILVTAGGTREAIDPVRFIGNRSSGKMGYAIARDAVRRGADVTLISGPTALKVPDHVCLQRVESTEEMMKACLEVYPSVDAVIKAAAVADYKPHHMAEQKIKKNDEKLTLELDKTPDILKRLGQEKKHQFLVGFAAETQNLVKNAAEKVKKKNLDMIVANDVTMAGAGFSTDTNVVKFLFPDGTVQNIGMMSKEDIGNLILDIVRDHVKK; this is encoded by the coding sequence GTGCTAGAAGGCAAGAAGATTGTCGTAGGTGTGGCCGGCGGTATTGCGGCCTACAAAGTTGTAACCCTCGTAAGCCGCCTGGTACAGGCGGGTGCTGAGGTGCGCGTCGTCATGACGGAAGCCGCTACGAAACTCGTGTCGCCGCTCCTGTTTAAGGAAATCAGTGGTCATCCTGTAGCTCACGATATGTGGGCCGGCAATGACGAATTCAACGTCGAACATGTGGCACTGGGCCGTTGGGCAGACCTTGTAGTCGTTGCTCCGGCTACTGCCAATATTATCGGGAAGATGGCCGGCGGCATTGCCGATGACCTGCTTTCGACAACGCTTATTGCTTGCGATAAGCCGAAAATCATCTGCCCGGCTATGAACTCTAACATGCTGCACAATCCGGCCGTAGTCAGAAACCTGGAGACACTGAAAAAAGACGGTATCGTCATCATGGACAGTGCCTGCGGGCATTTGGCCTGCGGAATCAGCGGCGACGGAAGGCTGCCTGAACCGGAAGAAATCAAGAGCTTTATCGACCACTACCTGGCCCAAAGATATGGGGATCTCAAGGGAATCCGCATTCTGGTGACGGCTGGCGGTACGCGCGAAGCCATTGACCCGGTTCGTTTTATCGGCAACCGTTCCAGTGGGAAAATGGGCTACGCCATTGCCCGTGACGCTGTGCGCCGCGGTGCCGATGTGACGCTCATTTCCGGTCCGACGGCACTCAAGGTACCGGATCACGTGTGCCTGCAGAGAGTCGAATCGACCGAAGAAATGATGAAGGCGTGCCTGGAGGTGTATCCTTCCGTGGATGCCGTCATCAAAGCTGCCGCTGTGGCAGACTATAAGCCGCATCATATGGCAGAACAAAAGATTAAGAAGAACGATGAGAAGCTGACACTCGAACTGGATAAGACGCCGGATATCCTGAAGCGTCTCGGACAGGAAAAGAAGCATCAGTTCCTCGTCGGTTTTGCCGCGGAAACACAGAACCTGGTGAAGAACGCGGCCGAGAAAGTGAAAAAGAAGAATCTGGACATGATTGTCGCTAACGACGTGACCATGGCCGGTGCCGGTTTCAGTACCGATACCAACGTAGTGAAGTTCCTCTTCCCCGATGGTACCGTACAGAATATCGGCATGATGTCGAAAGAAGACATCGGAAATCTGATCCTTGATATCGTAAGGGATCATGTAAAGAAATAA
- a CDS encoding DNA/RNA non-specific endonuclease, with protein sequence MKKFTSLAASLLLSISLLFTACGSSAQTKTQTSSAKNKAAVTQKAPAAKSQTSFDLASIPEFSGKPYVVINNNVPSFSDKDKASTTSFEHYSKLDSLGRCGVAYANVSRSTMPTKKRGAIGSIKPTGWHIAKYDGIDGKYLYNRCHLIGYQLTAENANRRNLITGTRYLNVTGMLPFENMVADYVKETNHHVLYRVTPIFKGNELVARGVQMEAYSVEDKGAGVQFNVYAYNNQPGIVINYQTGTSKRE encoded by the coding sequence ATGAAAAAATTCACAAGCCTTGCGGCATCCCTCCTGCTGAGTATTTCCCTGCTCTTTACGGCCTGCGGCAGTTCCGCCCAGACGAAAACACAAACGTCATCTGCCAAGAACAAAGCAGCGGTCACCCAGAAAGCACCTGCTGCCAAATCGCAGACGTCATTTGATCTTGCGAGCATCCCGGAATTTTCCGGGAAACCTTACGTTGTCATCAACAATAATGTGCCGTCCTTCTCTGACAAGGACAAGGCTTCGACAACTTCCTTCGAGCACTACAGCAAGCTCGATAGTCTGGGACGCTGCGGCGTGGCATACGCCAATGTCAGCCGTTCCACGATGCCGACGAAAAAACGCGGCGCTATCGGAAGCATCAAGCCGACAGGCTGGCACATTGCCAAATATGACGGCATCGACGGCAAGTACCTGTATAACCGCTGCCATCTGATTGGCTACCAGCTGACAGCAGAAAACGCCAATCGCCGCAATCTGATCACGGGGACACGGTACCTGAACGTCACGGGCATGCTGCCTTTTGAAAACATGGTTGCCGACTATGTCAAAGAAACAAATCACCACGTACTTTACCGGGTCACTCCGATTTTTAAAGGCAATGAGCTCGTAGCACGCGGCGTCCAGATGGAAGCCTACAGTGTGGAAGACAAAGGCGCCGGCGTGCAGTTTAATGTGTACGCGTATAATAATCAACCGGGAATCGTCATTAATTATCAAACGGGTACTAGCAAAAGAGAATAG